The genomic DNA ACATGCATAACTGCTGGCTACTGCAGAGACAAGATTCGATTCAAACTTTTTTTCCTGCTAATTTCTATTCTTATCACTCTGGGTTCCAATCTATATGACCTCTGGGTAGTACAAAGTAAACCTCTTCGGCAAAGGCAGGTAGTGACCTAACCTTTAAGAGCCTGTACAAGGAAGGAGCCCTCTCTTTCTTATTTAGCATTGTATGGTTATTACGCATCAATGGTAAGTAAAACTGCAATTTTCTGTTAATCATTCCCAAAAGAGAGCACATAAAGCTTAAAAGGCTTCATTACTACTATGCATTATGTAGAGTAGAACAATAAAGTTCTATGTCATAAGAAATGCTCACTCTAATAAACAATATAAAGCATcaaattcaattaaattaattaataagaaataaataaaatactttaaaatttatCTTCTTTGAAGCAGAATACTTCAagtaatttaaaaagaaaattttcaaaggcACAAGCCACAGTTGCCCCATGAGAATAGCTGACAAGATGGAACTCTTGGTCTGAGTACATATGCTTTTCACCATGTTTATCGTTAAAGCacataaataatcaaaatttttgCAATTACTATGTATTCACTCTATAGTCTATATCATCACAAAATAATTCACGTCGCCCCAGAACTATAAAAAAACAGGTTATAATGTTTCCCACGACACTGGTGGATAGCTGGATCTCTTGATGCAGCACCATTGAAGACAATATAAGGTGCTTTGCATCCTCAGTTATTATTAGagctcataaccatccaaaacttTTAATGCAAAGTATTCAGTAATTATCATCACAAGAGGTTTGAGAATTGTCAATTGTATAACTAATAGAAAAGATCTTCAGCTATGGCATAATAGAAAaaaggctgaaaaagaaaaagagatggTGTCAGAATAATGGTTGAAAGAATGTAAAGGCCCCTCAAGAATCAAATTATTGGTGTTGTAGAAGCAATCTCACAACAATGGCTTATTACAATTTAACAAACTTTGTTGAGGTTTCaagcaacaaaaaaaaaaagaaaaagaaaaggaaaaatcatGGAAATTAAAGACTTTAGGAAGATTTCAGGGAGCTATGCATGGGAATCGAGGACCATGGGAGGGAGGATCATTAAGTCCtgagaaaatcagatggcaggaAACATCTACAAATTTTAGTTACATGTCGGTAAGCAACGCATTCTGTTTAAAATTTTGTATCTGAACACAAAAACCACGTTGGTACTACTTTTACTTCTTTCTTTAATTTCATTAATCAGAAAAAATACGAGGTTTGTTTTCAGTGGAAGCAAAGAAACGTTTTGATTCCAACGATGCCTTGCCTCATCAAATCCACAGTAAATCATATAAGTTGCCAGTTGAATTTTGTAGTCCAGTAGTAAGTAATTTCATCAGAAACATAATAACTTCTACATATATTGCAACAAATATGCCAGTTCAGAAGAGAATAAATTCAAGAAAGCCTAAAGAATTTAGAACACTGAAAATTTAGTTAACTTGGAGTCATTATATTTTAGGCATACCTTCTTCTCAGCTGTCAACTTTAGCTTCTGCCAGAACTTATCTGTCAAAAAGAATACATGCATGTAAACAAAAAAGTTGTAAGACTATAtttcaaaaaaagaaaatgtAAGCCGTTCATTATTTCCCCAAAGTTTGACATATAAATGGAGCAACTGACAACAGATCAAAATTCTTATCCGTACAGTTTTATAGAGATATTTTATTCTATGGACTGTGTGTAATAACTTACCATGCAAATCAGTTCCTTGattctctgtttcttttctttcatcATGCCATGCATCTTGCCAGTCCTTAATCTGTTTAGCAAATGAAGAACATGTCAAGCTAGCATATAACAGATACATTTCAACGGAATACTACAAACATTGCTCAATTATAGAAAGAGGAGTAGGGGGGATGAATCAGTTTTAGTAAATACCGCCTCATTTGATGCTGAACAAGAAGCTGCTTGTCTAGATGAAGCAGACTCGGCCTGAAACATTTAAAGATAATTTCAAGCAaaatgaatctaaaaatttagtaTCAGAATGACTGCTTTCATAACCGTAAACATTATTGCATGCATCAACAGCTTTCAGTTATAAAAATCGGAAATTAGATAATTAAACTAGAAAACTGCCACCCGTCAAGCAATTTGTGAATGCAACTAAAGCCAAGTAAGAATCTCAGATGTTTCTATTCAATAGTGAGACAATTAAATCCTTAAACAACTTAAAAAAGCATCATTTTGACAACATCGAACAAAAATATTAGCACTAACAGAATTGGTTTCATGCTTAAGTCCCGTAAAAACCCTTACAATACTCTCTTTCCAAATACAGAGGCATGAAACACACAGATCATCAATCAAATCCAAGAAAAAGTAGTCACAATCACAAAAAAAACCGATTTAAATATGGTAAGACATAAGATTATTATAGCACTGAAACAAAACGAGGATCTTTCAGAACGTTTTACATTGTGGAACTAACGCAATTCAAAAACCTTAAACCTATCAATTCAGGGCggaaaaaagaagggaaaaaaagttgaaattgagGGAAAACATCGATGAGAGAGCCAGAGATAAATGAACAACAAAAGAATGATTAGAATTAGAAAATggtgtagaaaaataaagagggGTTTTGAAATTTACATGGTAATCACGAGATCGAACAACAGGGAAGAGATCAAGAAGGCGCCGAAATTCTTGTTCATCCATGTCTCCCAGCTGTTTGAGAATAATCCTCAAAAATTTGTATCTCCTTTTGACTGAAGGTTTACAAGCATGATTATAATCATCTTATTATGACCAAATTGCCCCGGGAACAACAATGACTAGGAAAAagacattttatattatttaaaaaacttaaaaaaaaaacagatataaGAGTAAttgaaatttatatattatataaaatcagTAGTGTTTAagagttaatagggtattttaggtagaataaaaaatcaatagaaataatttaagcattagaaattaataaagataatttaagtattttgtaaataaagttaatttatttataaattttaattacttactattaattatttttatttaatataaataaaggtGCATTAAGAGTATAAAATTAATAGGGTTATTTTAGGTTGAATAAAAACCAATAGAGATGATTTAAGCATTAAaattaataagaaaattttagttattttgtaaacaaagttaatttatttatttataaattttaaattcttattattaattatttttatataatataataagggTACTTTGTTACGATTTCACTCAGGTCATTAGCCCTACCTTCGGCATCCCTCTCATTGCGATTAAGGTAACGACTTTGGGCATGACTAGTTCCGATAGTGTGACAGGCGGTGTGAATAAACTCCAGGAACGAATTCACTGTCGTATAGCTGACCGAAAATTACTAGTGATTCTGGCTTCATGCAGGTGAGTTGTAGCCTGCAATCCGAATTGCGAACGGGTTTTTGGAGTTAGCTCACCATTGCGGGATCGCGACCCTTTGTCTCGTCCATTGTAGCACGTGTGTCACCCAAGGCATAAGGGACATGCTACCTTGACGTCATCCTCACCTTCCTCCGGCTTATCACCAACAGTTTTCTTAAGGTTTCAAACTCAACGGTGGCAACTAAACACAAGGATTGCGGGACTTAACCCAATACTTTACGGCACAAATTGGCGACAGTAATGCACCACCTGTGTCTGTATTCCTTAAGGCACCCCTCTCTTTCAAGAGGATTCGTGGCATGTCAAGTCTGGGTAAGGTTCTTCAATTTGAATCGAATTAAACTACATGTTCTACCGTTTGTGCAGGCCCTCGCCAGTTCCTTTGAGTTTCATTCTTACGAACGTACTCCCCAGTTAGGATACTTAACGTGTTAGCTACAGCATTTCATGGGTCAATACGCATAGCGCTTAGTATCCATTGTTTACAGCTAAGACTACTGGGGTATCTAATCCCATTTGCTCCCTAACTTTCGTCTAACAGTGTCAGTGCCGACCTAGCAAAATGCTTTCGTTATTGGTGTTATTTCTGATTCCTACACATTTCACCCCTTCACTGAAAATTCCCTTTGTCCCTATCATACTCCAGCTTGGTAGTTTCCATCACCTATCCAAGGTTGAGCCCTGAGATTTGGCAGCGAACTTAAAAAGCCACTTATAGACGCTTTACACCCAATCATTCCAGATAACATTTGCATCCTCTATATTATTGCGACTACTGGCACAGAGTTAGCCAATGCTTATTCCCCAGATATTGTCATTGCTTCTTCTCTGGGAAAAGAAGTTCACAATCCGTGGGCCTTCTACTTCCACGCGGCATTCCTTCGTCAGACTTTTGCCCATTGCGAAAAATCCCCCACTATTACCTCCTATAGGAGTCTTGTTCGTGTCTCAATCCCAGTGTGGTTGATCATCCTCTCGGACTAGCTATTGATCACCGCCTTGGTAAGCTATTGCCTTACCAACTAGCTAATTAGACGCAAGCCCCTCTTTGAGCGGATTCCTCCTTTGGCTCCTTAGCCTACAGGGTATTATCAGTCATTCCAACTGTTGTTCCCCTCCCAAGGGCAAATTCTTATGCGTTACTCATCCGTCAACTACTAGAAACACCACTTCCTGTACGATCATGTGGCTAGCGTTCATCCTAAGCTAGGATCAAACTCTCCATGAGATTCATAGTTGTATTACTTATAGCTTTCTTGTTCATAGACAAAGCAAATTCGGAATTGTCTTTTATTTCAATGCATAACTTGTATCGATCTGTTTCAtagtataaaaaaataataaaggcATTTTAGGTAGAATAAAAAGGCAATAGAAATAATTTAGGTATTAGAACTTAATAAGTGCaatttaagtattttattttGTAGACAAAgttaactaatttatttataaattttaaattttattatgattagttatttttatttaa from Gossypium arboreum isolate Shixiya-1 chromosome 9, ASM2569848v2, whole genome shotgun sequence includes the following:
- the LOC108454665 gene encoding uncharacterized protein LOC108454665, producing MDEQEFRRLLDLFPVVRSRDYHAESASSRQAASCSASNEAIKDWQDAWHDERKETENQGTDLHDKFWQKLKLTAEKKVGAAEADKFCKAFQHVHRKLVYEGLSFEAAQKFLNS